CACAAGGCACCAGGCGAGCCAGGGGTACAACTGCGGTACTCGCGGCTCTTGAGCGCGGTAGGCCGCTCCGAAGAAGCAGAGGCGGCGATCCGAGCGGCCGCCGCGAAGCTGCCGCCCCAGCGTCTCTACATGGAGTTGGGCCTGCTGCGGACGCGGGAAGGCCGCAACGAGGACGCGAGGCGCTTCTTCGCACAGGCAGTGGGAGAAGGCCCCCAGTCCGCGGTAGCGCACTTCCACCTGGGAATGGCGCACTTCCGGCTGGGAAACCTGGACGCGGCGGAGGAGGAGCTGCGCGAGGCGGATCGCCTGGACGTCTCGAATCCGCAGTCGCTCGCGGCGCTCTGCGCGATGCAGATGAAGGCAGGCCTGAAGGACGCGGCCCTGGTGACGAAGATGGACCTGGAGCGCCGTTTCCAGGGCCAGGCGGAGCTCATCCGGGACGCCTGCCGGTCAGACCCGTGAATCCGCCGGCCTTCAAGGCTCAATTCCACGAATCTGACGGAGCAAGTGAGCAGCGCGTTTGACTTCGGCGTCGACGGAGCCGTCGGCGATCTCGGTCCGAACGACGGCCCGCAGGAAGGGCAGGGCCTCATCCTGCCGGCCCTGCTCGAGCATCAACTCCCCGAGCGCCATACGAGCCTGAGTGAGCAGCACGAGACTCTCGGCGGCA
The Hyalangium minutum DNA segment above includes these coding regions:
- a CDS encoding tetratricopeptide repeat protein, encoding MRTALAVCGVASLVHLIPLCLPRNMPEQELAIARVTAEPGNRVRLLKPLKHHPKATGAELREAAELLLEGAPAEARELLEEAARREPMALETHLLRARICRVEQMDRCVQESFKKASEMAPGDARPDLLQAEMQEGDGDLEGALEAMDRARHKAPGEPGVQLRYSRLLSAVGRSEEAEAAIRAAAAKLPPQRLYMELGLLRTREGRNEDARRFFAQAVGEGPQSAVAHFHLGMAHFRLGNLDAAEEELREADRLDVSNPQSLAALCAMQMKAGLKDAALVTKMDLERRFQGQAELIRDACRSDP